In Vibrio pomeroyi, the genomic window GAAGACGTAGTGCGCGTTACCGCCAGCTTCAACTTCTAGCCTCTTTGGCGTTTAGTCTTTAGCCTTCCGTTCCTTGTCAAAAAAGCGGTAGCAAGAAAAGCTGCCAAAGGAACGTTTAAAACGAAAGGCGTCACAAGAAAGTCTTCAAAAGAAATCTGCCGAGAGCTCCTATTAGCCCGTCTAATTAGGGGCTTTTTCAGCGCTGTAAATAAAACAAAACCGACTTACTTAGACTATGTTTGATAGTGCGTATTAATTAATCAAAAGCCACTTTTGCTTTCTGGTTATAACTCACTCAAAAAGAATATTTATTGAAGCAAATCGTTAATATAGTAAGGTTTCTCCAGTGACACAGTCATTATAAAAACCTCACTCATATCAAATTGAAATATCTTTCAACAAAATAGAGCACAAACACTAACCCATAACAGCTTAATCATGGAATCAACATCACAGTTCAATCGACCTAACGCTTTGAGTTGCCCCCTTCTTAGTTAAAATTAAAAAGCAAGATTTTAATAACATTACATTAATTGATAAAGCCTATTCATAAAACCCCGATAAAACCACTACTGATATTAGTGTCAATTAGCAATATCATTAAATAAAGAAATATAACGCCTCAATTAAATGATATTAATATTACCTATTTCATTGTAATTAAATTTTATCCTGAAAAAACCTGATAAATCAGCCCCATCAATAACCACCACAAATACCACGCGCAACTACATTAGCAATCACTAAAGTTATGGTTAAAACTGCTGATATAGAGGCTTATAAATGGATAAATACCAAAACAAATGGATAAATCCCCCTTGTCTCTTGTAAAACATCGGCTTTCATTTATAAATTCAAGTTTTGGGTGAACATCTCTATAACCTTTCATTACAGCCCAGATTCTGCGATTAGTATCAACATCTTAAGAGGAAATGGTGACATTTTAGTTATGTTATTTAGAACGGACTCTTGGGTTGAATGACAATCCCAGCCATCACATATCAATCACACAAATATAATAACTATCGCTTAGGAGTTGAGCTATGCACTGTTCTTTCAATATAAATAACAATAATGAGAGCTTGCAACTAATCTATAATGAAGAAAAAATATATATCAAAAGAGACAGTAATAAGATATCAGAGGAAACTCTTAATAGTAAAGAGAGTTTTGTCTTCAAATATTTAATTGAGAATGCTTCAATTTCTAACCCTCAATCCGCTAGAGATGTTGAAGAGTCTTTTAAATCGCATTTTGATGAAGAGTTCAGTTTGTACGCATTAAAGAATATTATCGCGTCTATAAGAAAGAAATATCGAAACCTGTGTGAAGAAGCCGAGGTTGATAATAATAGTGAACTCATTTCTAACCTTTATAAGGTTGGCTATTTTATTGATCTCGATAAGAGCTCAGAAAACCGCATAGCGCCCAAAGACAACATCAACCAGTTCAAACCCAGTCAGATAGAGATGCTCAAACTGATGTTCAACACCTATCATAAGGAGTTGATCAGGGCTCTGATAACCGTGTTCACCGCGACGTCATTCTTCTTGTTCGTTGTCTACTTTTTCCAAATCCTTTATACAACGAAAATTGCAGATGAATACAGTGGGAACACCAAACATATTGCAGAAGAAGTGATGGATTATGGCTGTGATAGCCCTGGGGCCGTACATTCACTAAGGCATTCCCTCAACCTCGACTCGGTCGTCATGACCACCCCTCATGGCTCGTGCTATATATCCAAAAGCCGCTCACAGTATGTGGAACTCGATAAGATTGATGACTTCTACGACAGTGGCGACTTCACTTATTCGCGTTTCAGTGACCCTGAAAATGATATCGATCTGACGGTTCGTATCTCCAAAGGTTCTATTGAGGCACGTTACAGAAACTCACTGTTGCCTCTACTGGTTGATTCGGTCTCTATACAAAAGAGTGGCTACTACATTCTCAACCTCGGAGATAACAGTCAGCCGATTTATACTTCTGAGCTACCGAGCGGTGCCTCGATCACTTTCTATAGTGACGATATTGTTGCGCTGTGGGTTACACTTTCACTACTGCTCGCCACCCTACTCTATCGCTCATATATTTTAGGTTTCGTTATCTACCTGTATCGTTGGAAACACATCTCGTTTGAAGAAGAGCCAATCATCAACACAGAAGACAACACCGTTTTGTACTACGAGTTGCTATCTAGGGTGCGTAATGTCGGCGTTTTGAGCTTCATCAACACCATGAGACGCACCAACCTACTGACGTTTCATACGATTTTACTTATCGAAACGGTCAGAAACGCCAAGTTAAACAATAGTCATGAGATCTACGGTGTCAACGTCTGCCCAAGTGCTTTAGTTGGGAATAACTTTTCAAAACTTAAAGTGCATTTGGATGCGATGGAAGCGAATGAATTTGTGGTTGAGATAACTGAATACTCAAACATTGGTTATGGCTGCGAGGTAATAGACAACATCAAGGCGATCAAAAAGTTGGGAATCACCATCGCATTGGATGACTTTGGTACAGGTAATAACAACATCGAAATCATCGGTATTATCTCGCCAACCTATCTGAAGCTGGATCGCTGTTTTGTTAAAGACATCGAATCAGGAGAGCACCATCAAGGTGTGTTGCTTAACATCTCAGAGATCGGACGCTTGTCCAACATCACGATGATTTACGAGGGTGTCGAAACGCGCAGGCAGCAATACATCTTGTGTCAGTTGGGCTATAACCTGCATCAAGGTTACCTATACAGCCGACCTCAAAGCACGACAAGCTAATCACTTTGAGCGCTTAATCCTAGCAAAGCACCTGTGAACGCTAAGGCATCAATTGGATTAGGCGTTGCTACACGTAAGGATTTCAGAGTTCACAGGAAAATAAGCATCAATCAACCCTTGAGCAGAGAGTGGCTTATCGAAGTAGTAACCTTGTAATAAGTCACAATGGTATTGCTGCAACTTCTCCATCTGCTCTGGGGTCTCGACCCCTTCCGCGACGACTTTCATTTGGCAAGACGCACCAATATCAATGATCGCTTTAACCAAGGTTTCGCTGTGTTGACTGGAGTTGAGCTTGCCAATGAAAGATCGGTCAATCTTGATCTCGGTGATCGGCAACGTATTGAGGTAATTCAGTGATGAAAAGCCCGTACCAAAATCATCGAGCGAGATACCAAACCCATACTCACGAAGCCTTCTCAGTATCGGCTCTACAATATGTAGATCTTTAATGAGGATGTTTTCTGTCAGTTCTAGAGTGACTCGACAAGGGTCGATGCCCACTTCTTCAACGAGACCAATCACTTTGTCATCAAAGCCAAGTTCAAAGACTTGTTTAGGTGACACGTTCACGGAAACACATACTGCTTCTGGTCCGTTTGACATTAAGCTCAAAGTGTCTTCACACGCTTTTCTTAATACAAACTCACCAATCTCGTGAATCTTGCCAACTCGTTCTGCTGCCGGAATGAAGTCCAGCGGAGATACAAAGCCAAGCACACTATTGTGCCAACGACAAAGCGCCTCTACACCTTTTAGCTGCTCGGTATGAGAGTCCACTTGAGGTTGATACAGCACACTGAACTCGCCCTTGTCTAAGGCTGTTTCTAACTGTTCTTCAATCGAAAAGTCATACTTCACTTTCTGATTGATCACATCGTCATAGAAAACCGCATCGCCTTTGTTCAGCTCCTTCGCCTTGTACAACACAATATCGGCCTTGGTTAGCAACTCTTCCACCTCTGTACCATCATAAGGATACATAGACACGCCCGCAGAGCATTGCGCAGAAACAGAAGAACCATGCAGATCAAACGATGGCTCGAACACATCTTGGATTTGTTTAACCTTGTTTTCCGCTTCCACAAGGTCGTGAATACCCGGCAGACAGAAAACAAACTCATCGCCGCCAAAACGTGACACGATATCATTAGGCCCTAAGATACGCTCAAAGCGCTGACCTATCTGTTTCAGTAGTTCATCTCCGCTCGCGTGACCATATTGGTCATTAATGCGTTTGAAGTTGTCCAAATCCACAAACACTAATGCCACCAGCTTGCCTTCAAGTTTTGAATGCGCGATAGCTCGGCTGACTTGCAGTTCGAGTTCTGAGCGGTTTGGGAGAGCGGTTAAGGAGTCGTGTCTTGCCATATGTTGAAGACGGCGGCGGCTATTTTGAATTCGGTTGAAGTCATCGGAAATTCTCTGTTCCATTTGAGCAAAACGTATTGAGATCCTTCGGCCAACCAAAGCACTGATAAAAATGCACGCTAGGGAAACGAGCACGCTCATGACGAGAACGAGCCCGAATTCGTTGCGAGACTCAGCTAATAACTCATCCTTTCGCTTCTCTATCGAGGCATTGACGTTATTCAGGTAAATACCCGTCCCAACAATCCAGTCCCACTCGCCGACATTCTGGACGTAGCTACTCTTTGGGCCTATCACGCCCTGTTTATCTTCCGCCATATAGTCGACAAACCCGCCCGTCTCAGCTTGAGCCAGAACGTCTTGTTTGAAGCCATCTCCAATTAGGTCATACACATTAAGCTCTCGCCCCGCATGAATCTGGTTCGCATGAAGCAAGCTGTTGCCGTTCTTCTCAAAAACAAATAGGTACCCATTGTCGCCAATCGTCACTGTCGACAGGATCTCAAGGATTCGTTGGTAACTGGTGCGCTTAACATCTTCAATCGAAACACCTGTGCCGAAATACCAATCAAACGGCTCAAATCGGCGGATATAACTGAGTTTTTCAAAATGGTCGCTGCCGAGATGAGGCTTTTCGAAATCTTGCCCATCAAACCCAGGACGAGGGGCAAAATAGCGAGAGTAAGCCCCATCGGTCGCTTTCAGAAGGTCGATTTGCTCTTTGATGACAGGCACGCCACGGATGTCGGTCTCTTCCAACTGGTTTGTGTTTTCAAGTTCAGGATACAGTGGATGGACTAACACATTACCTTGCATGTCATAAGCATAGATATAGCCCTTTTCCTTGGCATAACTCAGCTTTCTAATCTCATTAAGAATGAGTAACTTGAGTTCTTCTTGTGGCAGGTGTTGATTGGAGGAATAGATATTTCGAGCGGCGGTATAAGCTCTGTCTAAGCGACGAGTGATTGTCTTTTTTGTCTCAGATTCAATAAGGCGTTGGGTGTGCGTGATTTGCTGAGACACCTGCAACACCTGGGTCTCAATCGATTCCTTTTGTGCTGCAATGTAATCCGTTCTGATGAGATTAACCAACGCCTTAACCTTGTGGTCTACGCTCGTGAACATCGCCACATTCAATATGATCGCAGAAAAGATGATGATGGTTATTGGCAAATACTTGGTAAACCAAACCAGTTTTTTGTCATTAATGTGCAACATACGAATTCAACACCACAGTACGGAGTGCTATATAATGACATTGTTTTTACTGAACATCCAACTATAAAAATATTCTATCTATTTCTATAAAAACCTTGCCAATTCGAATAAAAAGTTTAGTGTTATACATATGTATATCACCATGCAGTTTTGATTATGACCGAATGGAAAGACGACCAACCGATCTTTAGGCAGCTTGCTACCAAGATCAGTGACCAAATTCTTCAAGGTGTTTGGTTAGAGCAACAAGCATTGCCTTCGGTACGTGCCGTTGCTGCCGATCTCAAAATCAACCACCTTACTGTCATGAAAAGCTACCAGTTACTGGTGGATGAAGGCTTGGTTGAGAAAAAGCGCGGCCAAGGCATGTATGTGGCCGAAGGTGCACTGCAAAAGTTGAAAGAGTCGGCACACCAAACTTTCATTAACACACAGATCCCAGCCATCGCTGAGACACTAGGCATCATTGATATGAGTGTCGAAGAACTCGTGAAACAGCTAGCACAACACATCAAGGACAAGTCATGAGTACTTTACTTTCCGTGAAAAACGTAACCAAAACCTATTCAAATCAAGTGGGTGTCGAGAACATCAGCTTTGAGTTAAAGCCGGGGCAAGTGCTTGGTTTACTTGGCCACAATGGTGCGGGTAAATCGACACTGATTAAGTCACTGCTTGGTGGACACAACTATCAAGGTGAGATTGAGGTCAACGGTTACCACCCTATCCACCAGCACGCGGAGCTCATGCAGCACCTATCTTACATTTCAGATGTGAACGTGTTGCCAGAGTGGATGACAGTGAAACAACTGCTTCGCTACACAGAAGGTGTGCACCCAAGCTTCAATAGGCAAAAAGCCGAACAGACGCTAAGCAGTACCAACATTAAGATCTCTTCAACGATCAAGCAGCTTTCTAAAGGGATGAAGGTTCAACTTCACCTTGCGATCATCATCGCGACGGATACTCAAGTCTTGATCTTAGATGAACCAACGTTGGGTCTAGATCTACTCTACCGCGATACTTTCTATCGCCATCTTCTAGAGTGGTTCCACGACGGCGAACGCGCGATGATCATCGCCAGTCATGAGGTTTCAGAGATCGAACACCTATTAACGGATGTGTTGATTCTGAAACAAGGTCACTGTGTGATGCAAAAGAGCATGGAAGAGATCGAGAACGACTACTTCATTATCGATGTGGCAAACAACCACTCTAGTGAGATCCAGAAGCTCAATCCACTGACCTCACAACCGGGGTTAGGAACAACTAAATGGTTATTGGAAAGTCAGTACAAAGAACAGGTTGAATCATTGGGTAACATCTACAACGTTGGTCTCGCGGACCTATTCCTTGCAACACAGACGGAGAAGGCATAATGCACCCAAGTTTTTACATGCTAGAAAAAGAACTTATCGAGCATAAAATTAACACTCGACTGCCTCTGTTTATCGGATTGTGTGGTTTCTTGCTGTTCGTTAGCTTGTTCTTTAGTGGTCAAGCGCAACACGACTTTTTCTTCCAAATGGAGGTTAACGGCGACGTAAGCAGCATGCACAGAGACTTCTCACGAGATCTCAATTCAGTGATCTACTTTGGCGCGGGCCTAATTTCACTGTTGCTTTCTACGCTTTACATCCCTAAAACATTGCGTAAAGAACGCCAAGAAGGCAGTTCGATGTTTTGGAGAAGTATGCCTGTATCGAATGCCATGACTCACGCCGTAAAGCTAGGTTTCGGCTTAGTGGTAATCCCAGCTATTTGTGCGCTATTGGTTCTATTTGCTGATGTTCTGTTCTGGATTCTGAACCTATCAAGTGAACAACCATTGGCACTGTTAGTTGAGCAGCAGTCGTTATTTTACGTACTCAGCAATTGGGTGGTGTTCTTTGGTCGCATGCTGCTGGTTGCGTTAGTTCTATTGCCATTGGCAACGATGACTCTGGCAATTTCGCAACTGGTTAACTCTCCGCTGCTTGTCATTTTTGTTTCAAGCTTTGCAATTAAATGGTTGGCTATCGCGCTATTCGGTTTCTATGGCATCAATGACTTCTTTTCTGTCATCGCTTCACTGCCGATGAAAGTGCTGACGACAAGCAACCCATTCAGTGCACTTTCAGGAGTTTCGATTCTGTCTTTAACTATTTACGTACTGCTCGGCATTGGTGGTTACCTGCTAAGCCTAAAACTGAACAGAACCGACGATGTGAGCTTGAAGACGCTGTTCCAACGCTAGAGTCATCTGGCTTGAGGCTCACAGCAGACACAAAATCTAAATCAAAGCTTCTGAGAAATCGGGAGCTTTTTTATTGGCTGGCGCTTTCTTTTAGGCGAAATGCGTTTCAGTGACTTGAATGGCAAAAAAGATTTAGTCACGAGTACGAGTTGATTTTGGTGCGTAAGAATTAAGTGAAGTAAAGATAACAAGAGAGGGTATTAATGAGCTGACATTGAATTGCATTATTGGTAATGCCTGCCAGCTCTTGGGGGATGATTTCTTTAGTCGCCGACCAGATGAAGGTACTTGAGAGTGCTATTGAAATCGGTTTGTTGCGTTTTACATACCCAATTGAGGGTTTTGTTTGAAAGCCTTTTCGCTTTCAGCTTTGTAACTTTATAGGTTTAGATATAAAGCTTATTTCTTTGAAGCTTCTTTTGACGTGTCTTTCCAGTATTGGATGCGAACGCGATGAAGCTGTGCTCTTCTCATTTTTTTCATAAGGGATATTTCCTTTTCTTTAA contains:
- a CDS encoding bifunctional diguanylate cyclase/phosphodiesterase; protein product: MLHINDKKLVWFTKYLPITIIIFSAIILNVAMFTSVDHKVKALVNLIRTDYIAAQKESIETQVLQVSQQITHTQRLIESETKKTITRRLDRAYTAARNIYSSNQHLPQEELKLLILNEIRKLSYAKEKGYIYAYDMQGNVLVHPLYPELENTNQLEETDIRGVPVIKEQIDLLKATDGAYSRYFAPRPGFDGQDFEKPHLGSDHFEKLSYIRRFEPFDWYFGTGVSIEDVKRTSYQRILEILSTVTIGDNGYLFVFEKNGNSLLHANQIHAGRELNVYDLIGDGFKQDVLAQAETGGFVDYMAEDKQGVIGPKSSYVQNVGEWDWIVGTGIYLNNVNASIEKRKDELLAESRNEFGLVLVMSVLVSLACIFISALVGRRISIRFAQMEQRISDDFNRIQNSRRRLQHMARHDSLTALPNRSELELQVSRAIAHSKLEGKLVALVFVDLDNFKRINDQYGHASGDELLKQIGQRFERILGPNDIVSRFGGDEFVFCLPGIHDLVEAENKVKQIQDVFEPSFDLHGSSVSAQCSAGVSMYPYDGTEVEELLTKADIVLYKAKELNKGDAVFYDDVINQKVKYDFSIEEQLETALDKGEFSVLYQPQVDSHTEQLKGVEALCRWHNSVLGFVSPLDFIPAAERVGKIHEIGEFVLRKACEDTLSLMSNGPEAVCVSVNVSPKQVFELGFDDKVIGLVEEVGIDPCRVTLELTENILIKDLHIVEPILRRLREYGFGISLDDFGTGFSSLNYLNTLPITEIKIDRSFIGKLNSSQHSETLVKAIIDIGASCQMKVVAEGVETPEQMEKLQQYHCDLLQGYYFDKPLSAQGLIDAYFPVNSEILTCSNA
- a CDS encoding EAL domain-containing protein, encoding MHCSFNINNNNESLQLIYNEEKIYIKRDSNKISEETLNSKESFVFKYLIENASISNPQSARDVEESFKSHFDEEFSLYALKNIIASIRKKYRNLCEEAEVDNNSELISNLYKVGYFIDLDKSSENRIAPKDNINQFKPSQIEMLKLMFNTYHKELIRALITVFTATSFFLFVVYFFQILYTTKIADEYSGNTKHIAEEVMDYGCDSPGAVHSLRHSLNLDSVVMTTPHGSCYISKSRSQYVELDKIDDFYDSGDFTYSRFSDPENDIDLTVRISKGSIEARYRNSLLPLLVDSVSIQKSGYYILNLGDNSQPIYTSELPSGASITFYSDDIVALWVTLSLLLATLLYRSYILGFVIYLYRWKHISFEEEPIINTEDNTVLYYELLSRVRNVGVLSFINTMRRTNLLTFHTILLIETVRNAKLNNSHEIYGVNVCPSALVGNNFSKLKVHLDAMEANEFVVEITEYSNIGYGCEVIDNIKAIKKLGITIALDDFGTGNNNIEIIGIISPTYLKLDRCFVKDIESGEHHQGVLLNISEIGRLSNITMIYEGVETRRQQYILCQLGYNLHQGYLYSRPQSTTS
- a CDS encoding GntR family transcriptional regulator; translated protein: MTEWKDDQPIFRQLATKISDQILQGVWLEQQALPSVRAVAADLKINHLTVMKSYQLLVDEGLVEKKRGQGMYVAEGALQKLKESAHQTFINTQIPAIAETLGIIDMSVEELVKQLAQHIKDKS
- a CDS encoding ABC transporter ATP-binding protein encodes the protein MSTLLSVKNVTKTYSNQVGVENISFELKPGQVLGLLGHNGAGKSTLIKSLLGGHNYQGEIEVNGYHPIHQHAELMQHLSYISDVNVLPEWMTVKQLLRYTEGVHPSFNRQKAEQTLSSTNIKISSTIKQLSKGMKVQLHLAIIIATDTQVLILDEPTLGLDLLYRDTFYRHLLEWFHDGERAMIIASHEVSEIEHLLTDVLILKQGHCVMQKSMEEIENDYFIIDVANNHSSEIQKLNPLTSQPGLGTTKWLLESQYKEQVESLGNIYNVGLADLFLATQTEKA